A window of Chlorobium phaeobacteroides DSM 266 genomic DNA:
GCAATCCCCCAAATATAGATCCGTTCTTATTTCCATTTCTTGTAAAGTGCAATAATTTTCACGTATCGATTTCCTGTCAGCATGAATGGCGCGGAGTTGTCCCATCCGGACTTATAGCCAACTTACATATTTTCCCCGATTTATTTTTTTCGCGTCTGCCGGTTTTTGATCGTCTCTCTGCGGGTATTGGCTTCCCTGTTGTTTCCGTTATTCTTATACCAATCATTATCATCCTTGTGGCATTCTGCATGAGAAATCTTTTTCGGGCGAACTGATCTACTCGAATCTTCAGACTTCCGGTTTGCGAAGAGTAGAATGGAAACAACAGTTGCGGATACTCTCCACACTGCCTGAGAAACGTTACGGCAACACTGCAAACTGTCCGCAATAAAAGGATAAATGATTGCAGATTGGGGAGCACCGCTCTCTGTGAAGCCCTGTCAGCCCTGAATATTTTTGGATTTGTAATAATGTATTGTTAAATATTTAGTTAATCACTTGAACCTTCCCCTTTCGGCTTTTCAGCATGTGGCTTTCACGGATAACGGATAGACCCGCCCCGGAAGCCGCCAGGGAATCTTGTCTTCTCGTACAAAAAAAAGGCTCTCAATGGGACTCATCAATTCCGATTTCAACACGCTGCCTGAACTTTTCTCATCCATTTTTACGCATTACAAAGGGCAAAGTTCAACGTTTCCCCTTGCAAGGAAAATCAACGGCGCTTATGAACCGATCTCCTACGATTTGCTGCAGGAGGATGTCAGACATTGTGCTGCATATCTCAAAGAACATGGAATAGCCGCAAAAGATCGCGTGGCAATTCTTTCTGAAAACAGACCCGGCTGGTATATGGCTGATATGGCCATACTGATGCTTGGCGCCGTTACGGTACCTCTTTACCCTTCGCTTCCCCCGAACCAGATAGAGTACATTCTCCGCAACTGCGGGGCAAAAGGAATCATTGTATCAAACATGCTGCAGCTTGGCAAAATCATCTCTATCTGGCAGAAACTGCCGGATCTGAGCCTGGTTATTGTCATGAACCGGCTTGAAGAAACCATTGATGAAGTCGTTGATCTCAATCAGGTAAAAGACGAGGGGAAAACCATTCTCGAAAAAAAACCATGGCTGCTTGATGGAATAGATGTTGAACCTGACGATATCGCCACACTGATTTACACATCGGGAACAACCGGACTTCCTAAAGGGGTCATGCTGACGCACAGGAACCTCTGTGAAAATGTCAAGTCGTGCTCCACCGTTATCCGACTCGACGAAACCGATCGAAGCCTTTCATTTCTCCCGCTTTCCCACGCTTACGAACGGACGGGAGGCTACTATCTGCTGTTTTCATGCGGTGCGGCAATCTATCTTGCTGAAAGCGTCGAAACCGTCTCACTGAATATCGCTGAAGCCCGTCCGACGATCATCTTCACCGTTCCTCGCCTGTTCGACAGAATCAAGGCCAACACGCTCAAACAGATCGGCAATGAAAGCGCTATAAAACAAAAGATATTTTTCTGGGCTCTGCATACCGGCGAAGAGTTCCACCGCCAGATGAATGCAAAAGGCAAAGCCGCACTCGCAGTTTCCATGCAGCACTCTCTTGCCGATAAACTGGTTTATGCAAAAATCAGAAAAAAATTCGGCGGAAAACTTCGATACTTCGTTTCGGGAGGAGCTGCCCTGCCGCAGAAAGTCGGAGAGTTTTTCCAGGCATTGAGCATCAATATCCTTGAAGGATACGGGCTTACTGAAACATCGCCCGTCACAAACGTCAACAGGCCAGAGAAGATCAAGCTTGGAACGGTTGGACCTGCTGTCAATAACGTTCAGATAAGAATTGCTGATGACGGCGAGATTCTTATGAAAGGTCCCAATATCATGAAAGGCTACTGGCAGGATGAAGATGCTACGCGAGAGGTTATTAAGGATGGCTGGTTTTACAGCGGGGATATTGGAGAGATTGATCGTGACGGGTATCTGAAAATCACCGATCGAAAAAAACACATCATCGTCACCTCCGGCGGAAAGAATATCGCTCCCCAGCCTATTGAAAACCTTATTTCGGAAAGCCCCTATGTAGATCAGGTGATTGTGATCGGCGAAAAGCGACCATTTCTTATCGCGCTGATTGTTCCTGATTTCAGTAAACTAATGGAATACGCCAAAGAAAACTCCATCTCGGCTACAACAAACAAGGCGCTGATTGAGAATAAAAATATTCAGCAGATTTATGAAAAGCTCATGCGAACCATTTCCCGTCAACTGGCGACCCATGAAAAAGTTCGCAAGTTTCTGCTTGTTGATGAAGCATTCAGCATTGAGAACGGTGACATGACTCCGACCATGAAACTGAAACGAAAGACTATAACCAGCAGATATGCTGCTGAAATTGACAAGGTATACCAGGCGCTGAACATGGTGTACAATACAGAATAACTCTCTGGTCAAGCTCTCTTTGTTCAAACCTGATCACCCGGCCGCCAGACTGCCCCGAGCCGGAAGCGCCGGGGCAGTCTGGCGGCCGGGTTTGACAATACACTGTAACCCCCGGATTCATACTACTGTTTTACGATCATTCATATTTCCCCGCACCCCATGCTAAAGAAATGCGACCGATGAGCTGTGGTGAAATCATGAGCTGAACCAGAAGAGCGCCTCAACAGAGTTATTGGGCGATTAAATTGCAACGTTGTGCCGATTTATCGGGATCGAAAACCCCATCCCGACCTGTTGTGACTCCGGTTTCCGACATGTATCCCGATGTATCGGGAATTTCCGTCCGCCTTGAGCGTTTGACCGTTCGTCAAACGTTATCAATGAGCCCGAGATATTCTTTCAGCCATTCTTCTCTTTACGGAAATAAAATCAAGCAGTCGCGAAGTCTCCCCCGCATGTTTTATTGAAACCGAAATCGTTCATTCATCGAGCTCTTATGCGCAACACTCTTCCTCCTTGCCGATTCGACCAGTCGGCCTCTTCGACAAGACCTTCGCGCAGGAGATCATCGAGGATCTCCTGCAAACCCCATGGGCAGGAGCCATATTTTTCATGAATCTCTTCAACAAAGACACAATCCCTGGCGACAAGCTCTTTGAGCAGCCTGCCGCGATACCAGCGTTTTGACCCCTCGAATTTCGACTGCTTCGTCAAGGGGCGAATGCCGGTGTTCCGACTGGTGAGAAAGAGTGCACCGTAGTCCATGAGAGCGTTATGCCACAGTCTGCTGCGGCCTATCGGCAGAAGCTGCTCCGCAACCGCCTGAATCTGCGATTTGGAAATATCTTCCGGAAGGGCGAACTCGTGAATGATGATTCTTCGGATATTGGTATCGACTGCGGCAACATCGAGGTTATCGGCAAATACAGGAATGGATCGGCAGGTGTAATCGCCAATACCAGGAAGAGTTTTAAGCTCTGTCGGAAGTGAAGGCACTACCCCGTTAAAACGATCTTCGATCTCCCTTGCGCAGTTCTGTAACCGCTGTCCGCGGGAGTTATAGCCAAGTCCGCTCCAGAGAGCAAGCACATCCCTGAGCGAAGCATCTGCAAGTGTTCTGATATCAGGAAACCGCCTCATCCAGGCCTGATATTTTTCGGTAACACGATCAGCCTGTGTCTGCTGAAGCATGATCTCGCTGACCATGATGGCATAACGGTCTGTTGTTTCCCTCCAGGGAAAAGATCGACGATTGTCTTTATGGAATCCAAGGATTTTCTGATGGAACAACTCGATATCGACGTCCTTCTGTACAACAGGACGTCGATAGTATTCGAGTTCAGCGGATGAAACCACATTCGGAGTTATCGCCTTTTTCATGGCATCGAAGCATTGCTGCCTGATAATACTGAAGGCATGGCCTCATAACAGATTGATTCTGCACGAAAGTGTATCTATCCGGCCTTCAGATAACTGAATGCCGGATACGTGTTCAAAAGACTGCGCGGCGTGAACGTGCATGAAAACAGCAGGTTAAAGCACCTGCCGATTCAAGCGAAATTCAGGCTTTTTCGACCACTTTGCGGGCTTTGACCTTCAAGGCAGCTTTACCGGTACGTTTGCGCAGATAGAAGAGTTTCGCTCTTCTTGCCTTTCCGTGCTTCAGCACCGTTATGCTCTCAATATTGGGAGAATTGACCGGAATAATTCTTTCTACTCCAACGCCGTGTGAAATTTTACGTACCGTGATCGTTTTTGATCCACCCGCACCACGGTCGCTGATAACAACGCCCTCAAATGCCTGAAGTCTTTCCTTCTCACCTTCAATAACCTTGAGCTGTATCTTTACGGTATCACCCGGATTAATAGCCGGAAAATCATTTCTGGCTTCTGAAGCTTCAACTAACTGAATTAACTGATCCATGACGACAAATATTTACGTTATTTTTTTACTCAATCTTCAAAACTTTTCATATCCAGCAGATCGGGACGTCTCCGGGTTGTTCGCTGCAAGGCATTATCATAACGCCACTGCTCAATATTACGATGATTGCCTGACAACAAAACATCAGGGACTTTCATTCCTCTGAACTCTGAAGGCCGGGTGTAATAGACGCTATCAAGCATTCCTGTCTGAAAAGAATCCGTCAAGGCCGACTCGCTGTCGCCAAGCACTCCCGGAATCAATCGCACAACGGCATCCATAATAAGCAGTGCCGGTATCTCTCCGCCCGAAACCACTACATCACCAACTGACAACTCCATGGTTACAAGCGTCTGACGAACCCTTTCGTCAAGGGCCTTGTAATGCCCACAAAGAATAATCAGGTTTTTCATGCGGGAAAACCGGTTTGCAAGAGCCTGTTCAAACGGCTTGCCGTCCGGTGTTGGAAAAATCACCGCATCATACTCCCTCTCGCCCGTGAGGGCTTCAATACATGAAAACACCGGTTCCGGACGCAGAACCATGCCTGCTCCACCTCCAAACGGCGTATCGTCAACCTGTCGGTACCGTCCCAGTCCATAGTCGTGAAGGTTATGGACATGAATTTCCACATACTCTTTCTTCCGGGCTATGCTCAAAAGACCGTTATGAAGGGCCGAATCGAAAAAACCGGGGATAACGGAAATAACATCAATCCGCATCGGATCCATACACTGAGATTCCCTGAAACAATCTTGTCAAGAACAATCTTTCACAAAAACTCGTCAAAACGGGGCACAACCATATATCTGCCGGCCATATCAATCTCTTCAACAAACTCTTCAACGGCAGGTATCAGAATCTTTCGTCCGTTTGCCTGAACCTCATACACCTCATGTGCCGGCATTTTCAGAATATCTGAAATAACACCCGCCTCATAACGATTTCCGTCAAGAACCTTCATGCCTATAAGCTCATGGAGATAAGCCCGCCCGGTCGGTTGCCGGGCAAGCTCTTTTTCTTCCACAAACAGATGCATCCCGGAAAGCTTTTCAGCTTTTTCAAGAGTATCGACACCTTCAAAAAACAGCCACGCAAATCCTTTGCTGAGTGATGCTTTCAGAACGTTGAGAGGCATAACGCTCGCGTCGCTTTTTCCGGCAAGATAACTTTTCCGCGACAAAAAAAGCTCAGGAAAATCAGTTACCGGAAGGACTTTAACCTCTCCCTTCAGCCCTTTCGGCTTAAGTATCGTACCGGTCAGAAAAAGATCCATCAAAAGCCTCCCTGCCGAAGATCAAGCTTCAGCGCCGGCAGCTTTTCCCTCAGCCTCTTTTTTAGCCTGACGGCGACGGGATTTCACAACCAGACGTTTCTGGCGTCTTTCCGTTTGTCTTGCCTGCCATTTTTCCATCTCGGAAACGATCTCTTCTTCGCTGCGTCCCATTTTTTTCAGCCGCATTTCGTACAACAGACCCGTCGAACGAATAAGACTGCGAACGGTATCGGTTGGCTGCGCACCGGTCTGCATCCAGTATGCAACACGGTCTTTTTTTATAGTCACCGCATGCGGTTTTGCTGTCGGCTGATAGTGTCCGATAACTTCAAGAAATTTTCCATCCCTCGGAGAGCGTGCGTCAGCAGCAACAATCTGATAAATGGGTAATTTTTTTCTTCCTGTTCTTTTCAATCTGATCTTGACCAATGCTGCAATAGTTTAGTGGTTGTTAACAATAACAGTAATTTAACGTTTTAGAAACTTGTCGAGCGCAAGATTCTGTGAGGTGATTTTTCTGCCTGATTGCGAAAGCTTCGTTACCGAACGCATCATCTTTTTCATCTCCCCGAACTGCTTGAGCAGCATGTTCACTTCCTGAACCCTGGTACCGCTTCCCTTTGCAATTCTCTGCCTCCGACTGCCATTGATTATTTCAGGATTTGTTTTTTCCTGTTTTGTCATGGAGTTGATCATCGCCTCAATCGGCTTGAAATCAAGATTTTCAATTTCCTGTTTCGGAACCATTTTATTCAATCCCGGCACCATGGAAATGAGTCCCTGAATCGAGCCCATCTTTTTAAGCTGCTGGAGCTGATCGAAAAAGTCGTTGAGATCAAACTCGTTTTTCATCAGTTTCTTCTGCATCTCGAGGGTCTTCTCAAGATCCAGCGTTTCCTGCGCTTTTTCAACAAAACTGACAATATCACCCATACCGAGAATTCTCTGGGCCATACGGTCGGGATAAAAGAGATCGAGATCATCGACCTTTTCACCAACACTGATGAATTTTATCGGCTTTTCGACAACCTGGCGTATGGAAAGCGCCGCACCGCCTCGTGCATCTCCGTCGAGTTTGGTTAGCACAACGCCGTCAAAATCGAGCCTGTCGTTAAAAGCTTTGGCCGTATTGACAGCTTCCTGACCCATCATGGAATCAACGACAAACAACAGCTCATCGGGCTTGAGCGCATGTTTCAATGCCTCTGCCTCCGCCATCATTTTCTCATCTATCTGCAAACGGCCTGCCGTATCGATGATAACGACATCCTTTGCCGCAAGACGGGCTGCTTCAAGACCCTTCACGGCGGCCTTCATCGCATCCTGCTCATCTATGGAAAAAACGGGTACATCAACCTGTTCGCCGAGAGTCCTGAGCTGGTCGACAGCGGCTGGACGATAGACGTCGGCAGCTACCAGCATGGGGTTTTTCCCGTTCTTTTTGAGACGCTTGGCCAGCTTTGCGCAGAACGTCGTTTTTCCGGAACCCTGTAAACCCGCAACCATGATAATGGCGGGCAACTTTTTGGGGGAGAGGTTCAACGGCTGATGTTCGCCTCCCATAAGATCGGTCAACTCGTCATTGACAATCTTGACAATCATCTGGGCAGGAGAAACGCTCTTGAGTACCTGCTCGCCAAGTGATTTTTCCCTGATATCGTCAACCAGCTTCTTTGCTACCTTGTAATTCACGTCAGCATTGAGCAGAGCGCGCTTGATATCGCGCATCGCAATACCAATATTGATCTCATTGATCGTCGCCTGCCCTGCAAGTTTCTTAAAGGTGGCCTCTAATTTATCACTTAAATTATCAAACATTGCTTTTTGCTTTTCAAGATAAAGCTTAAAAATGATTAGCTTTAATTATAATAAAAAATAGGGAAAAATAAAACCGGAGTCTTGTGATCTGAGTGCATATCAGGTTTTTATCCACTTTTTTCTTTTTTTGTCGAAAAGAAATCTTCTCCGTGCAATAATATCGTCACCAGAAAATCAGTATGTCAGCACCCTCCATAAAACACATCCTTGATTCGTTCAAGAAGCAGCGCATTGCCGTTATAGGCGACATCATGCTCGATAAATATATCTTCGGGCATGTTTCAAGAATTTCTCCGGAGTATCCGGTTCCTGTCGTTGAGGTAACGCATGAGGATCATCGGCTCGGCGGAGCTGCAAATGTCGCTCTCAATACGCTTTCGCTTGGCGCTGAAACCATCCTGATCGGGGTTACCGGTGCTGATGCCAACAGGGATATTCTTGCAGACCTTTGCAGAAATCTGAACCTTTCCGTTGACTGTCTCGTTGCGGACGCATCAAGACCCACAACAAGCAAAACAAGAATTCTCTCCCAAAGCCATCACATAACCAGAGTGGATTATGAAAGCAAGGAGTCGGTTGACCAGCATATTGAAACCGCCATTCTTGAGCGTTTTGAACATATTGCCGACAGCATTGATGCCGTGATTCTCGAAGATTACAACAAGGGACTTCTTACGGAAAACCTTGTTCAAAACATTATTAAAATAGCAGAAACAAACAACACCCCCGTTCTTGTTGACCCTAAACTTAAAGGGTTCTTTTCATATCGAAACTGCAGTGTTTTCAAGCCAAACCTTTCTGAAATGGCCTCCTCACTGGGTATTGTCATTCATAATGATGACAGGGAAATTGAGAAGGCATGCGTTTTGCTCCGCGAAAAACTCAATGCCGAGGCGATTGTCGTAACACGAAGTGAAAAAGGAATGACCATTTACAACGGGAAATTCACTCATATTCCGGCTACATCCCTTGAAGTATCCGATGTATCGGGTGCCGGAGACACGGTAATCAGCGTGCTCGCGCTGGGTGCCGCTTCCGGTCTCGATATTGAGACCAGCGCAGCAATCGCCAATCTTGCTGCCGGATCAGTCTGCCAGGAGGTTGGCGCCGTTCCTGTAAAACAGGATAAACTGTTCAGGGCATGTCAGGAATATCTTCGATAATGCAGAGGTGGTTGTCAATCTCATCAGGATATGGCGGATTATAGGAACAGTCGGCAATCAGGGATCTCATATTCTGCAACGAATAAAAGGGAACCTCGAACATGGCTGTATTGCTGACCGGCGAAGGAACATCTTTTCCGGGATCAACATGCATGACAAAAGAAATATGCACCCGTCCGTGGTCTATCGGAGAAAAAATCCAGACTCCCCGCGCATGCCGCACTCGATAATAATCGGGGTTAGGCGGTAAATAGTCAGGCTCAGAGGTCATGGTGACCGCAACGGCATTATCTCCGGCAGGTTCCAATCCTGTACGCACAATCATTTCACGTTTCAAAAGTGGCCACGGCGTATTGATGACCTGACGCACAACATACTCAAGACAGCCTTTTTTTTCAAGAATATCCATTGCTGCCAACTGGTGAACCCAGCGATGATAACTGTTGGTATCATAAAACAAACTGATCAGTTTTTTAAAGGTAGCGGGAAGCTCTGTTTCGCCTTTAAATCCAAGAATATCGGAACCGTGCACTTTCGATGAAAATATTCTGATTCCTTTATGTTCTATACGAAACGTCCAGTTCACGTTAAGAGCTGAATGTACATCCATACCTGATGATATTTGTATGACTTAAAATACCTCACCACGTAAACTGCGCTTACTCAGTTATAAACTGATCGTATTGTTTGATAACATCCCGTGACGATTTTTTGAAGGGAGCATCCACGGGATTCTGATACTTCTCTTTTTTCACCCACTCCCGCATATTGTTCATGGTATGAAACGGAGTATCAATAACAGCGATGTTGGCAAGCCATGCAGGAATTTCGCCGCCGGGCTCTATATGGAGTCTGAAAACCACACGGCACTGATTTTCAGAAAGGGGAATGATATTCCATGCTCCTTCAAGCTGTGGAACCCTGACATACTTGTCGTTTAAAGGCAGGTAATCGGGTCTGCACTCAAGCTTGATAAAAACTTCAGATGTCTCAGGATCTATATATCCCTGGGACAATGTGATAATCTCTCTGTCAGATACAGGCCAGGGTGCGCTTACAAGCTGATAGACAATTCTCCCCTCATCTTCAGACAACTCTTTGAGGACTTTCATCTCTCTTGTTTTCCAGACCCATTGGGTGGCAACATCGACATCGTACAGGAGCGCAAGAACGGCATGCTGGGGAGCATCCATCGTTGCGACTCCGACAAAAGAGAGAAAATCAGAAGAGGGAATCGGACATGTGAAAATTTTCAACCAGTCGTTTTTTAGACGCAACGAACAGGTCGATGTACTGATTTTTTCAAGCAGAGACATAGCATGCCGTAGTTTTGATTAAAAAAATGAAAGGCCGCATCCTGATCAGCGAACAAGAGTAACAGGAACTTGAGAAGAAAATTTCACAAGAGGATCTGATTGAACAACATATACCCTTATCTGCGCTTCAGCACCGAAAAGCTGGTGGGCAATTCTTGCTTTTATTGCCAGAGCAATGTTACTGCGATCAAAAAGAAACCCCGACTGGTCAAACCGTATTTTTTTAGCCTCACACGTTTTCCTGACAAGCGACTCCAGTCTGCTGTCCTGAGAATATTCCGAAAGAAACCGCTCCATGGATTTCCGATACTGCTGAACAGAACTTGCAGGGTTGTCAAGCACTCTTTGCGCAAGATCATCGAAAGAACCTGTACGGTACAGTTCCTGATAAAAATCGGAATAGGGCTTACCGGTTACCCAATAATCGGGAACAACTCCTCCGGCATTCCTCAACGCAGCAACACTCCTCGAATCGCCGCTTTTCTGAGCAGGTACTGAGAGTATCGCGGAGAAACCGCCAGTTCTGTACACAGAAATATCGCCATTTTTTAAATACAATAAACTATCATTGTCTGCAAACAGTTTCTGGGGCGTAAGGCTTGTCGCGGCTTCATTATAATATGATTCGCGCCCGTCAACACCCTTTTTGTAGTGACGTTGTATCTGACGACCTGAAGGAGTATAGTAACGAGAGACGGTGAGACGAAGTGCCGAGCCGTCTTTAAACGGATACTGCCTCTGCACAAGACCCTTGCCAAACGTCAACTCGCCAAGTACAAGCGCCCGTCTGTTATCCTGAAGCGCCCCGGCAAGAATTTCGGAAGCTGACGCGCTCCCCCTGTCGACAAGCAGAATAACCTCTCCCGTTTCATAACCGCCATTTGACGTTGCCAGATATTGAGCGTCCTCTATACTGTTCTTGACACTCTTTGTATAGACAATCATCTTCCCTTTCGGAAGAAATTCATCGGCTACGCTTACCGCCTGATCGAGAATACCTCCGGGATTTCCCCGCAAATCAACAAGCAGCTTTTTCATCCCCTGTTTTTTCAACCTGGCAAGTGCGGCACGGAACTCATCGGCAGTTGTTTCTGCAAAACGGCTTAATCTGATATATCCGGTGCCGTTTGGAAGAACAAATGCCGCGTCGACAGACGATGTCGTAATCCGCCCCCTGGTAATTTTGAAATCAAGATATTTCCCGTTGAAAGGACGGAATACTCGCAAATAGACAAGAGATCCTCGGGTACCTCTCAACTTTCTCAAAACATCCTGATGCGTAATTCCTATTGCGGAAACCGAATCGATCGCCAGAATCCTGTCGCCTGCGGCAACGCCTACAGCCGCACTCGGCCCCCCCGATAACGGCGAAACAACAAGAAGCGTATCGCTGATAATATCGAACTCTATACCAATTCCGTCAAAATTACCCTCAAGCTCAGCTTGAGAGTAGACAACCTTTTCAGGCTCAAGATAGACGGAATGAGGATCGAGATAGTCTACCATCCCCTTGATCGAAGAGTTCACGAGACTATCTCCCTGAACCTCATCCACATAAAGCTCCCGGATCAAACCATATGCTTCATACATTTTTTTTAGTGATCCAGGTGCCTGCTCATGCCCCGTATTAAGCCTGGTGCCCAGAAATATTCCGAATGAAAGGACAACGATCATCATAACAACCGTAAGAACACGAGACATTGATTATCAGCAATTAAATGGTAAAGGGAGCCTGAAACACATACAGTCTTGCAAACTTACATTTTACCCGTCGAAAGACAAAAACACAAAAATATTCTCAAAAAAAGCAAAGGTATTCAACCCTTGAGACAACATGATTGTCACGATATTTACAGTACTCTGTAATCCTTTTGTACACGCAAAAAACTCCGTACAACCTCGGATATTTTTCTCACGATAACCACAAGCCAAAGCCTGATAACCTGATCTTCTTATGCATGGATAAAACATGAAAAATCGGAACTATCAAGAAAAAGAAATTGA
This region includes:
- a CDS encoding S41 family peptidase; amino-acid sequence: MSRVLTVVMMIVVLSFGIFLGTRLNTGHEQAPGSLKKMYEAYGLIRELYVDEVQGDSLVNSSIKGMVDYLDPHSVYLEPEKVVYSQAELEGNFDGIGIEFDIISDTLLVVSPLSGGPSAAVGVAAGDRILAIDSVSAIGITHQDVLRKLRGTRGSLVYLRVFRPFNGKYLDFKITRGRITTSSVDAAFVLPNGTGYIRLSRFAETTADEFRAALARLKKQGMKKLLVDLRGNPGGILDQAVSVADEFLPKGKMIVYTKSVKNSIEDAQYLATSNGGYETGEVILLVDRGSASASEILAGALQDNRRALVLGELTFGKGLVQRQYPFKDGSALRLTVSRYYTPSGRQIQRHYKKGVDGRESYYNEAATSLTPQKLFADNDSLLYLKNGDISVYRTGGFSAILSVPAQKSGDSRSVAALRNAGGVVPDYWVTGKPYSDFYQELYRTGSFDDLAQRVLDNPASSVQQYRKSMERFLSEYSQDSRLESLVRKTCEAKKIRFDQSGFLFDRSNIALAIKARIAHQLFGAEAQIRVYVVQSDPLVKFSSQVPVTLVR